Below is a window of Edaphobacter dinghuensis DNA.
GACTCCATCGCGGGTCTGGAGCGGGTGAGAGCACAACGTACCTGAGAGGGAAACACACATGGCTGACGAAACCAGCACGCAATCATCTGAGCAGCAGGCACCTTCATCTCGTCCCGCGCACTCCGGCCCCGGAGCAGGCGCTCCGCGCACACCCCGTCCCGGCGGATCGGGCGGCCCCGGTGGCCGCAAGTTCTTCCGCCGCAAGAAGGTCTGCAAGTTCTGCACCGAGAAGATCGACGCCATCTCCTATCGCGACGTCCGTCTGCTGCAGGGCTTTGTGGCAGAGCGCGGCAAGATCGTTCCGCGCCGCCTCACCGGCGTTTGCACCCGGCACCAGCGCCGCCTGAGCCTGGCGATCAAGCAGTCGCGCAACATCGCCCTGCTTGCGTTCGCCGCACGCTTCTAGTTGCCCGCAAGCCGGGCTTTACGAGTCACGCAAGGCTGGCCTACGAGATACGCCAGACAGGAATCGGAGAAACTGCAATGGAAGTCATTCTGAAGGAAGACGTAAACAAGCTCGGACACCGTGGCGATGTGGTCAAAGTCGCCGACGGCTACGGGCGTAACTATCTGCTGCCGGGCAAGCTCGCCATCGAAGCGAACGCCGCCAACAAGGCAGTCATCGAGCAGATGAAGGCCTCCGCCGTTCGCAAGTCGGCCAAGGAGAAGACTGAGTCCGAAGCTCTTTCGGCACAGCTCAACGAAGTGGAACTGGTATTCGAGCGCAAGGTTGGCGAGCACGAGCATCTCTTTGGCTCGGTAACCTCCGGCGACATCGCGCACCAGCTCGAAGAGAAGGGCTTCAAGATCGATCGTCGCAAGATCTCTCTCGAAGAGCCGCTCAAGACCATCGGCGAGTACCACGTTCCGGTCAAGCTGCATCGCGAAGTGACCAGCCACATCAAGGTCACGGTCAAGGGCGATCAGCCGGAAGCCGAAGCAGTCGCAGCCGAGTAATCTGCTCCAACCGTTTTAATTGCAAAGAGCGCATCTGTCTTCGCGGGTCTTCCCGCAAAGGCGGATGCGCTCTTTGTCTTTTGAACCCCCATCGATCGGCATCTCGGTTGGAGCGAAATATCCCTGTATTTTTTCTTTCTTGGGTATCTTTACTCGTACTTCAGCGTCTGCACTGGATCGAGTTTTGCCGCGCGGTTGGCGGGAAGCGTTCCGAAGAGAATGCCGACCAGCATCGACGTGCCCAATGCAATCACCGCTGACCACAGGCTGATAGGAATCTTGTAGGGCGTCAGCAGGCTGACCGAGAGCGGCAACGCCAGCCCCAGTATGGTGCCGACTAATCCTCCCGCCAGCGACAGGAAGACAGCTTCGGTGAGGAACTGGAGGCGAATCTCGAGGCTGGTGGCTCCGAGCGCCTTGCGGATTCCGATCTCCCTGAGACGGGCCTGCACATTGGCCAGCATGCTATTCATGATGCCGACGCCGCTGACGATCAGGGTAATGCCTGCTGCCAGCGACAACACGACCGTAAGCATATCGGCGATCTTCGCCATGATGCTCAGAAATCCCGTCATGATGAACGGATAGTACGAAGAAGATGGACGATGGCGGCTCTTGATGATCGCCAGAATCTGCTTGGAGGCCGGAAGCACGTCGGCCGCATCGCGCATGGTGAAGAAGATCTCCTTCACCTTGTCGCTGCCTGTAAAGTAGCGGGCGACGGGATAGGGAACCAGCAGCGTCTGGTCGCTGATCTCGGAGAGGCCGAAGGTTGCAACGCTCTCCTTAAAGACGCCAATGATGATGAAGGGGATCCCTTCCACCGTGATATTGTGGCCGACTGCTCCTGAGCTGCTGCCGAACAGCGACTTGGCAAAAGGTTCAACGATAACGGCGACCTTGGTGCGCGAGACCGTGTCCTGATCGTCGAAGAACCGCCCCGCAATGACTTCGAGATTTCGCACCTGCTTATACTCAGGAGAAACGCCGAGCAGCATAGCGTCCCTGGTCACGCCGCCGCCGATGCCGACGTTGTAATGGACCTCCAGCATGGGCGACGAGGCAACGATGTCCGGCACCTGTTCGAGGACGGCATTCATATCCTCATAGGTCATCAGGTCAGGGGTGGTGGTGTTGTTGGGGCCGGGCTGGGTGCCGCCGACATACTGCATCTCGACCTTGTTGGGCCCGATGCTGGTCAACTCGTTTAGGGCGTATTCCTTGCCGGTTTTGCCAATGGTGACGACCAGAATGATCGAGGCCGAGCCGATGACCATGCCCAGCATCGTCAACATAAAGCGGATCTTATTGGCACGAAAGCTGTCGACGGCGAGTCGCACAATTTCGCTGAAGAGCATGGTCGAACGCGCACTGGCCAGCGTGCGTTCGAACGAGCCCGATTTTGGGGAAGAGGTGATCGCCATCGTCTTAATGATTTGACTCTGTTAAATACAGATTCGACTTTTAAAGTATCGCAGCGGTGCACCCTTTCCTGCTAACTTTTACGGCCGAAGGGATGGCCTAAGCTACCTCGTTGACCAGCGTGCCAATCGGATCGATGACGATGCGAATTTGGTCTCCGCTGGCAAGAGTAAAGGAGTCGGGCGGAACGATGCCGGTGCCGGTCATGAGAAAACAGCCCTTGGG
It encodes the following:
- the rpsR gene encoding 30S ribosomal protein S18 yields the protein MADETSTQSSEQQAPSSRPAHSGPGAGAPRTPRPGGSGGPGGRKFFRRKKVCKFCTEKIDAISYRDVRLLQGFVAERGKIVPRRLTGVCTRHQRRLSLAIKQSRNIALLAFAARF
- a CDS encoding ABC transporter permease, with the protein product MAITSSPKSGSFERTLASARSTMLFSEIVRLAVDSFRANKIRFMLTMLGMVIGSASIILVVTIGKTGKEYALNELTSIGPNKVEMQYVGGTQPGPNNTTTPDLMTYEDMNAVLEQVPDIVASSPMLEVHYNVGIGGGVTRDAMLLGVSPEYKQVRNLEVIAGRFFDDQDTVSRTKVAVIVEPFAKSLFGSSSGAVGHNITVEGIPFIIIGVFKESVATFGLSEISDQTLLVPYPVARYFTGSDKVKEIFFTMRDAADVLPASKQILAIIKSRHRPSSSYYPFIMTGFLSIMAKIADMLTVVLSLAAGITLIVSGVGIMNSMLANVQARLREIGIRKALGATSLEIRLQFLTEAVFLSLAGGLVGTILGLALPLSVSLLTPYKIPISLWSAVIALGTSMLVGILFGTLPANRAAKLDPVQTLKYE
- the rplI gene encoding 50S ribosomal protein L9, with the protein product MEVILKEDVNKLGHRGDVVKVADGYGRNYLLPGKLAIEANAANKAVIEQMKASAVRKSAKEKTESEALSAQLNEVELVFERKVGEHEHLFGSVTSGDIAHQLEEKGFKIDRRKISLEEPLKTIGEYHVPVKLHREVTSHIKVTVKGDQPEAEAVAAE